The following coding sequences lie in one Saccopteryx bilineata isolate mSacBil1 chromosome 5, mSacBil1_pri_phased_curated, whole genome shotgun sequence genomic window:
- the TNFAIP6 gene encoding tumor necrosis factor-inducible gene 6 protein, which produces MIILMYLFVLLWEEAHGWGYKNGVFHNSIWLEQAAGVYHREARSGKYKLTYTEAKAVCEYEGGRLATYKQLEAARKIGFHVCAAGWMAKGRVGYPIVKPGSNCGFGKTGIIDYGVRLNRSERWDAYCYNPHAKECGGVFTDPKRIFKSPGFPNEYDDNQICYWHIRLKYGQRVHLSFLDFDLEDDPACLADYVEVYDSYDDVHGFVGRYCGDELPEDIISTGNVMTLKFLSDASVTAGGFQIKYVAVDPLSKSSQGKNTSSTSTGNKNFLVGRFSHL; this is translated from the exons ATGATCATCTTAATGTACTTATTTGTCTTGCTGTGGGAAGAGGCTCACGGATGGGGATACAAGAATGGAGTTTTTCATAACTCCATATGGCTTG AACAAGCTGCAGGCGTATACCACAGAGAAGCTCGGTCTGGCAAATACAAGCTCACCTACACAGAGGCCAAGGCGGTGTGTGAATACGAAGGTGGCCGTCTCGCCACCTACAAGCAGCTGGAGGCAGCCAGAAAAATTG GATTTCATGTCTGTGCTGCTGGGTGGATGGCCAAGGGCAGAGTTGGATACCCCATTGTGAAGCCAGGGTCCAACTGTGGATTTGGAAAAACTGGTATTATTGATTACGGAGTCCGTCTCAACAGGAGTGAAAGATGGGATGCCTATTGCTACAACCCACATG caaAAGAATGTGGTGGTGTCTTTACAGAtccaaaaagaatttttaaatctccAGGCTTCCCAAATGAGTATGACGATAACCAAATCTGCTACTGGCATATTAGACTTAAGTATGGTCAGCGTGTCCACTTGAGTTTTTTGGACTTTGACCTTGAAGATGACCCAGCTTGCTTGGCTGACTATGTTGAAGTATATGACAGTTATGATGATGTTCATGGCTTTGTGGGAAG ATACTGTGGAGATGAGCTTCCAGAAGATATCATTAGTACAG GAAACGTCATGACCTTAAAGTTTCTGAGTGATGCTTCAGTGACGGCAGGAGGTTTCCAAATCAAGTATGTTGCAGTGGATCCCCTATCGAAATCCAGTCAAGGAAAAAATACAAGTAGTACTTCTActggaaataaaaactttttagtcgGAAGATTTAGCCATTTATAA